The genomic stretch GGATATGCCGATATTCAGGTGAGGCTGGCCTGCAAATGGCAGCTTCATACGCTTCCGGTGCACACGTACTTCAAGTACGCTCCGCTCCGGTTCTCGGAAGCCGCCATTTTCGGCGCAGCCTGACCTGAATCTCAACACATCCTTGGCTCGTTTAGATATTTAGGACCTTTTTTATGACCGAAACGACGACACCGGAGACCCGGCTCTGGACCCCGCAGGGTTTTCGCGAGGACGAGTGGGCTCATGCCGAAAGTGCCGACGCGCTGTCGGGCAATGGCCGCTTCATCCTGCCGCTGCAGGCGTTCCTCGACCTTGATCCGGAGGTGCGCCGGTCGGCCAAAGAGCGGCTCGGCGTGGTGCTGCAGCCCGGCGATCAGCTCGAGAAGATAGTCGACCTGCTCGACCAGCTGTCGCTGGTGGCGCTGGTCTTCCCGGCCTTCAGCGATGGGCGCTCCTTCTCCAAGGCCGAACTGCTGCGCAGCCGTTATCATTTCGAAGGCGCCGTTCGCGCCACCGGCCAGGTGCTGGTCGACCCGTTGCCGCATATGATGCGTCTTGGCTTCGACGAGTTCGAGATCTCCAATCCGGTACTGCTGAAGCGCCTGGAAGAAGGCAACACCGGCGGGCTGGGGCTCTACTACCAGCCGACCGCCGTGCCTGAGCCCAAGGGCCCGAAATATTCCTGGCGGCGGGTTCGCAACAGCTGACGCAGCGGTAATTGCGCCCGTCTTTACATCGCTTGCGATCGGGCCTTCTCTGAGCTGTCCGGACGGAAACATCCGCCGGGTGCGAGGAGGAAATCATGGATTTCGACTATGTCATCGCCGGTGGTGGGTCCGCCGGCTGCACGCTTGCCGCGCGCCTGTCGGAAGATCCATCGAAAAGGGTCTGCCTGATCGAAGCCGGCGGCGCGGGCAGCAACCTGCTTATCCGCGCGCCGGCAGGCATCATCGCACTGTTGCCGGGCCGGCCGAAGATCAACAACTGGGCGTTCGAGACGGTGCCGCAGCAGGGTCTTGGCGGTCGCAAGGGCTACCAGCCGCGCGGCAAGGCGCTGGGCGGATCCAGTGCCATCAATGCCATGCTCTATACGCGCGGGCACCGCGGCGACTATGACGAATGGGCCGACCTCGGCTGCGACGGCTGGTCGTGGGACGAGGTGCTGCCCTATTTCCGGCGGGCGGAAGGCAATCAACGCGGCGCTGATGCCCTGCATGGCGGCGATGGGCCATTGCGGGTTGCCGAGCAGCAGGAGCCACGTCCGCTCTCCCGGGCCTTTGTCGAGGCCTGCGGCGAAAACCAGATCCGCCGCAACGATGATTTCAACGGCGTCGAACAGGAAGGTGCCGGACTTTACCAGGTGACGCAATTCTGGGGCGAACGCCGCAATGGCGAGCGCTGCTCGGCGGCCGCTGCCTATCTGCAACCGGTCTTGAACAGGTCGAACCTTACCGTCATCACCGGAGCGCATGCCACGGCGGTCATTCTCGACGGCAAGCGCGCCACCGGCGTGCGGTATCGCGTGGGGAAGGGCGAAGCCCTCGCGAAAGCCAGGCGCGAGGTGATCGTCTGTGGCGGCGCCTTCGGTTCGCCTCAGCTCCTGCTGCTGTCGGGCATCGGGCCGGCTGCCGAGCTTGCCATGCATGGCATTCCGGTCATTCATGAACTGCCCGGTGTCGGCAAGAACCTGCAAGACCACCTCGATTTCATCATGGGCTGGACGTCGAGGGATGCCGACATGATGGGCATCGGCCTGCGCGGCTTGCCTGGCCTGCTGCGGCACATGCTGCGCTGGCGCAAGGATGGCGGCGGTATGATCGCCACGCCCTATGCCGAAGGCGGTGCCTTCCTCAAATCCGATCCGGCGATAGAACGGCCCGACCTGCAAC from Mesorhizobium sp. 113-3-3 encodes the following:
- a CDS encoding GMC family oxidoreductase; translation: MDFDYVIAGGGSAGCTLAARLSEDPSKRVCLIEAGGAGSNLLIRAPAGIIALLPGRPKINNWAFETVPQQGLGGRKGYQPRGKALGGSSAINAMLYTRGHRGDYDEWADLGCDGWSWDEVLPYFRRAEGNQRGADALHGGDGPLRVAEQQEPRPLSRAFVEACGENQIRRNDDFNGVEQEGAGLYQVTQFWGERRNGERCSAAAAYLQPVLNRSNLTVITGAHATAVILDGKRATGVRYRVGKGEALAKARREVIVCGGAFGSPQLLLLSGIGPAAELAMHGIPVIHELPGVGKNLQDHLDFIMGWTSRDADMMGIGLRGLPGLLRHMLRWRKDGGGMIATPYAEGGAFLKSDPAIERPDLQLHFCIAIVDDHGRKLHMGYGFSCHVCVLRPHSRGEVGLSTHDPMAPPRIDPRFLSDERDAELLLKGARMMRSILEAPALARYRHKEIYTAGVSSDAELMSHIRARADTIYHPAGTCKMGVDEMAVVDPQLRVHGLKALRVVDASVMPTLIGGNTNAPTIMIAEKAADMIKAAA
- a CDS encoding DUF934 domain-containing protein — protein: MTETTTPETRLWTPQGFREDEWAHAESADALSGNGRFILPLQAFLDLDPEVRRSAKERLGVVLQPGDQLEKIVDLLDQLSLVALVFPAFSDGRSFSKAELLRSRYHFEGAVRATGQVLVDPLPHMMRLGFDEFEISNPVLLKRLEEGNTGGLGLYYQPTAVPEPKGPKYSWRRVRNS